The genomic region TGCAGGCCGACCGGGAGGTCACCGGCTGGCGGGTGCTGCTGGTCGGAATCGGCTCGGTGCGCTCGGTCGACGGCGGGCGGAGCTCCGCGCACCCGCACGGCACGCTCATCGAGGCGGACAGCTCGGTGGTCACGGTGGTCCAGGGGAGCGACGATGATCAAGATCACTGACGTGGCCCGGCACGCCGGGGTGTCGCCGAGCACGGTGTCCTACGTGCTCAGCGGCAAGCGGTCGATCTCGGAGGAGACCGCGCGCCGGGTGGAGGAGAGCATCCGGGTGCTGGGCTACCGCCCGCACGCCGGGGCCAGGTCGCTGGCCAGCAGCCGGGCCAAGGTCTTCGCGCTGGTGATCCCGTTGCGCAGCGGGGTGCACGTGCCGGTGATGATGCGCTTCGTGGCCGCGGTGGCCACCGCCGCCCGGCGGCACGACCACGACGTGCTGCTGCTGACCCAGGAGGAGGGCGCGGAGGGACTGCGCCGGGTCGCCCGCTCCGCGCTGGCGGACGCTTTTGTGCTGATGGACGTGCAGCTGCACGACGAGCGGCTGCCGGTGCTGCGGGAGCTGGACCGGCCCGCGGTGCTCATCGGCCTGCCCGCGGAGGACTACGGCTTCACCTGTGTGGACCTGGACTTCGCCGCGGCGGGGGAGCGCTGCGTGCGGCACCTGGCCGCGCTGGGGCACCGGGAGGTCGTGCTGATCGGCTCTCCGCCGGAGGTCTACGCCAGGGAGACCGGCTTCGCCGCCAGGGTCCGGGACGGCCTGCAGCGGACCGCCCGCCACCTGGGCGTGCGCACCACGGTCTACCCCTGCGCGGCCGACCCCGAGGCAGCCCGCGCACTGGCCAGGGCGGTGCTGCGGGAACGGCCGGAGGCCACCTCGCTGGTGGTGCACAACGAGTTCGTGCTGGAGGCGCTGCTGGCCGAGCTGGGCCGGGCCGGCGTGCTGGTGCCCAGGGACCTCTCGGTGCTGGCGCTGTGCCCCGACGAGCAGGCCGAGCGCGCCGCCGTCCCGCTCACCTCGGTCGCCATACCCGCCGAGGAGCTGGGCGAGCGGGCCGTGGAGCTGCTGGTGGCCAAGCTGGACGGCCACGAACCACCCAGGACCGCGCTGCTGCCGCCCCGGCTGACCGAGCGGGCCAGCACCGCGTCCCCGCGCGCCTGAAACCCTGCCAGAACAAGGAGAACCAGCGTGGCTGCCCTGTCCCCAACGAGGAGAGGCCGCACCGGCCGCGGACTTGCCGCGCTGCTCGCGGTGCTGGCCTGCGCCAGTGTGCTCGCCCCTGCCGCCCAGGCCGAGCCGGACCACCGGTTCCGCGATCCCCGGCTGCCCTTGCCGACCAGGGTCGATGACCTGCTGCGGCGGCTGACCCTGCCGGAGAAGGTCTCCCTGCTGCACCAGTACCAACCGGCCATCCCGCGGCTGGGCGTGCGCTCGTTCAAGACCGGCACCGAGGCCCTGCACGGCATCGGCTGGTCCACCGACAGGTCCACCGGCGGTTCGGTGGTGACCGCGGCAGGCACCGTTTTCCCGCAGGCGATCGGGCTGGCCAGCACCTGGAACCCGGAGCTCGTCCGGCAGGTCGGCGCGGTGGTGGGCACCGAGGCCCGCGGCTACCACGCGGAGAACCCGGACGTGTGGGGACTCCAGCTGTGGGCGCCGGTGGTCAACCTGCTGCGCGATCCGCGCTGGGGCCGCAACGAGGAGGGCTACGCCGAGGACGCGCACCTCACCGGCGTGCTCTCCACCGCCTACGGCAAGGGCGTGCAGGGACCGGACCCGGACCGGCTGCGCGCGGCCCCGGTGCTCAAGCACTACCTGGCCAACAACAACGAGACCCGGCGCACCACCACCTCCTCGAACCTGCCGCCGAGGGTGAAGAAGGAGTACGAGGAGGCCGCGTTCCGGGCCGCGATCTCCGCGGACGCGGCCACCGGCGTGATGATGGCCTACAACCTCATCAACGGCCGCCCGGCCACCGCGCACGCCGACGCCAACGAGGTGGTCCGCTCCTGGACCAAGCGGGAGCTGTTCAACGTCACCGACGCCGCCGGGCCGAACAACCTGGTGCGGTCGCAGCGGTACTACGCCGACCGGGCCGAGGCCGACGCGGCCACGCTCAAGGCCGGGGTGGAGAGCTTCACCGTCGACGACACCGACTCCAGCAAGACCATCAACGCGGTGACCACCGCGCTGTCGCGAGGGCTGATCGCGGAGTCCGATGTGGACACCGCGGTGCGGCGGATGCTGAGCGTGCGGTTCCGGCTCGGCGAGTTCGACCCGGATGGCGGACCGTACGGGCACATCACCAAGGACGTGGTGAACAGCCCCGAACACCAGCGGCTCAACCGCAAGGCCGCGGCCGAGGCCATGGTGCTGCTGAAGAACGAGCGCGGCACGCTGCCGCTGGATCCGGCGCGGGCCAAGAAGGTCGCGGTGGTCGGGCCGCTGGCCGACACCCTCTACACCGACTGGTACTCCGGCTCGCTGCCCTACCGGGTCACCCCGCGCCAGGGCATCGCCGAGCGGCTGGGCGCGGGCGGCTCGGTCGCCTTCGACGAGGGCGTGGACCGGATCGCGCTGCGCACCCCGGACGGCCGCTACGTCACCGCCCCGGCCGACGGCTCCGCGCTGACCGTGACCGGCGCGGGCGCCGGGCAGCACTTCGACTCCTTCGACTGGGGCGAGGGCGTGCTCGCGCTGCGCGCGGCGGCCAACAACCGTTACGTCTCCTACGGTTCCGGCGGCACCCTGGTGAGCAACGCCGAGCAGCCCATCGGCTGGTACGTCCAGCAGCAGTTCAAGCTCACCCCGCACGGCGGCGGCCACGTGCTGGAGTACGCGGGCAACGAGACCGACGAAGGCTGGTTCGGCGACAAGAAGTACGTGGTGGCCGGGGCCGACGGCAGGCTCACGGTGAGCGCGGCGACCCCGGCCGCGGCGACCACCTTCACCAGGGAGACCGTCAGCAGCGGGGTCGAGCAGGCGGTGCGGGCGGTGCGCGGCGCGGACGCGGCGGTGGTCGTGGTGGGCAGCATGCCGTTCATCAGCGGCCGCGAGGACGACGACCGCGCGGACCTCAACCTCGCGGCGGGACAACAGGAACTGGTCGAGGCGGTGCGCGCGGCCAACCCGAACACCGTCGTGGTGCTGGAGAACAGCTACCCGTCCACGATCAACTGGATCCAGCAGCACGTGCCCTCGGTGCTGTGGACCTCGCACGCCGGCGCGGAGACCGGCCGCGCGCTGGCCGACGTGCTCTTCGGCGCGCACAACCCGACCGGGCGGCTCACCCAGACCTGGTACCGCTCCGAGCGGGACCTGCCCAGCCTGTTCGACTACGACATCATCAAGAACGACCGCACCTACCAGTACTTCCGCGGCGACCCGCTCTACCCGTTCGGCCACGGCCTGTCCTACACCGAGTTCGACTACCGGAACCTGCGGCTGGACAAACCGGTGGTGGCCGCCGACGGCGAGGTGACGGTGAGCGTGCAGGTCACCAACACCGGTGCGCGGGCGGGGGAGGAGGTCGTGCAGCTCTACACCCACCAGCGCGCCTCCCGGGACAAGCAGCCGCTGCGGCAGCTGCGCGGGTTCGACCGGGTGCGCCTGAACCCCGGTGAGACCAGGACGGTGCGGCTGACCCTGCGCGCGGCCGACCTCGCGCACTGGGACGTCACCCGCAACCGCTGGGTGGTGGAGACCAGTCCGCGGGACATCATGGTCGGCCGCTCCGCCACCGACATCCGGCAGCGCGCGACGTTGTTCGTGCACGGGGAGACCATCCCGCCGCGCGAGCTGACCGGCCCGGCCCGCGCCGTCGACTTCGACGACTACCGGGGCGTGGACCTGGTCGATGAGACCAAGGCCCGCGGCGACGCGGTCGGCGCCACCGCCGGCGACTGGATCAAGTTCAGCGACGTGCGGCTCAACGCCAAGACCCTCACCGCCGCGGTGGCCAGGGCGGCGCCAGGGGAGACCACCGTGCAGCTGCGGCTGGACGACCCGGTGCGCGGTCCGGTGATCGGCACCGCCACGGTGCCCAGCACCGGCGACGCCTACCGCTACACCACCATCACCGCGCCGCTGACCGGCGCGCACGGCCGCCGGGACGTGTACCTGGTCTTCGGCGGCGACCTGCGGATCAGCTCCCTTTCCCTGCGCTGACAAGGGGTCCGGCCATGCGAACGAGGCTCACCGCGGCAGGGCTGGCACTGGCCCTCTCGCTCACCCTGCCCACCACCCCCGCCATGGCCGCGGGCGGCGGTTTCTCGGTGCTCACCTACAACATCGCCGGACTGCCCGAGGGACTCTCCTCGGGCAACCCGGCGGTCAACACCCCGCTGATCAGTCCCCGGCTCGCGCCCTACGACGTGGTGGCCGTGCAGGAGGACTTCGACTACCACGCCGCCCTCTACGCCGGGGACAACCACCCGCACCGCACCGCCACCAGCGGCGGGGCCGGGCTCGGAGACGGGCTCAACACCCTGTCCGCGTTCCCGGTGCAGGACTTCACCAGGGTCACCTGGTCCGCGTGCAACGGCACGGACTGCCTGACCCCCAAGGGTTTCACCGTCTCCCGGCTGCGGGTGGCCGAGGGCGTGCACCTGGACCACTACAACCTGCACGCCAACGCGGGCAGCACCGAGGCCGACCTGGCCGCCCGCCGGGCGAACATCACCCAGCTGACCCGGTTCATCGCCACCCACTCCGCGGGCAACGCGGTGCTGGTCACCGGCGACACCAACACCCGCTACACCCGCACCGGCGACAACATCCGCGAGCTGGTCACGGGCGCGGGCCTGACCGATCCCTGGGTCGAGCTGGTCCGTGGCGGGCAGCCCCCGGCGGCGGGCGCACCGGCGCTGGTGTGCGACCCGGCCGCGGTCACCGATGAGTGCGAGGTGGTGGACAAGATCTTCTACCGGGGCAACCGGCTGCTCCGGCTCAGCGCGCGCTCCTACCACAACGAGCACGCCAAGTTCCTGGACGCCAAGGGAAAGCCGCTCTCCGACCACTACCCGCACCTGACCAGGTTCGAGTTCACCCTGGCCGAGGGCATCCGGCTCAGCGACCACTTCGGCGGCCCGCACGGCACGCCGTTCACCGACCTGGACCGGGTCAGCGGCCCGCTGGCCGAACGCTCGGTGCTGCTGCGCGGCGCGGAACGCCTGGACGCGGTGGAGCTGACCCGCGCGGACGGCGCCACCCTGCGGCACGGCGGTTCCGGCGGCACTGCGAACACGCTGACCCTGGCTGCCGGTGAGCGCCTGATCCGGCTGACCCTGACCAAGGGCCAGCACTCCGGCCGCACCAGGATCTTCTCCGCGCAGCTGGCCACCGACCGGGGGCGGGTGGTCAGCGCGGGGCGGCCGACCGGCGACGCGGTGACGTTCACCGCGCCGCCGGGCTGGCGCATCGCCGGGTTCACCGGCCGGGCCGGTGCGGAGGTCGACCAGCTGGGCGTGATCTACCTGCCCGGCTGACCGGCGCGGGACCTCACTCCGCCTTGACCACGTGCACGTCCAAGCCTGCCTCGCGGTGCCGGGCCACCCAGTGGTCGATGGCCTGACCGCAGGCCTGGTCCAGGTGCCGCAAACCGGTGAGGTCCAGCCGCACGTGCTTGGTCAGCGGCAGGCCTTCCAGCACCGCGAGCAGCCTGGGCAACCGCAGGAAGGTCGCGTTGCCGCGCAGCACGACCACCTCGTCCTCGGAGCCCCGCGGGGTGACCGTCACCGACAGGTGCGAGACGTCCCACGCGGTCTTGAGCACCGCGGCCAGCAGCCCGGCCAGGGTGCCGGTGAGCAGGTCGGTGCTCACGATCAGCCCCGCGGTGAGCACCAGGATGGCGCCCTCGGCCCGGTCGGCGCGCAGCATCTCCGCCACCGCGCGCAGGCCCAGCAGCTTCCAGCCCGCGTGCACCAGCAGCGCGGCCAGCACCGCGGCAGGCAGGTAGGTCAGCAGGCCCGGCAGCAGTGCCGCGAACAGCAGCAGCCACACCCCGTGCAGCACCCGGCTGGCCTTGGTGCGCGCGCCCGCGTTGACGTTGGCCGCGCTGCGCACGATCACCGCGGTCATCGGCAGCGCGCCCAGCAGGCCGCACACCGTGTTGCCCACGCCCTGCGCGACCAGTTCCTGGTTGTACTGGGTGCGCGGACCGCTGTGCATGCGGTCCACCGCGGCCGCGCTGAACAGGCTCTCCGCCGAGGACACCAGCGCGAACACCAGCGCCGAGCCCAGCACCCCGGCATCCAGCAGCGAGAAGTTCGGCAGCTGGACCTGCTCGAGGAGGTTGCCCACCTGGATGCGCTGGACGTCCAGCCCGGCGAGAAGCGCGACGGCCGCCGCGACGACCACGCCGACCAGCATGCCCGGCACGACGCGCAGGCGTTGCGGCGCGCGCTGCCACAGCGTCATCACCACGACGGTGAGCACGCCTACCGCCAGCGCGCTCAGTCCGGCCGGGGTGGTCAGCGCCGACTCCACCAGCCCCGGCAGCCCGGCCGCCTTCGCCCAGGTGCTCACCGGCTGGGCGGCACCGGCTAACGGGTAGAGCTGGCCGAGGATGAGCACCAGCCCGATGCCGGCCAGCATGCCCTGCACGACGGCGGGGGAGATGGCGCGGAACCAGGTGCCGCAGCGCAGCGCGCCGAGCAGCACCTGCAACAGCCCGGCGCCGAGCACGATCAGGCCGAGCGCGCCGAGGCCGTGCTTGGCCACCGCGTCGGCCACCAGCACGGTGAGCCCGGCCGCCGGGCCGCTGACCTGCAAGCTGCTGCCCGGCAGCAGGCCGACCACGATACCGCCGACGATGCCGGTCACGATGCCCAGCTCGGCGGGCACCCCGGAGGCCACCGCCACGCCGACGCACAGCGGCAGGGCCACCAGGAACACCACCAGCGAGGCGCCGAGGTCCTGGCCGAAGGTCTGCCGCCAGCCGGGGCGGCGGGGCGGGAGAGCGTGTTGTTGGGTGGGTTCGATCGTCCTGGTCACGGCCGGCCTCACAGCGGCTGGAAGGTCGAGGCCGCGGCCGGGGTCAGCACGGCCCCGGTCTCGATGTCGTAGAACCAGCCGTGCACCCGCAGCTCACCGGCCTCGACCCGCTCGCGGACGAACGGGTAGGCCTCCAGCGTGCGCAACTGCGCGAGCAGGTGCCGCTGCCCCTCCTCGCGCAGCGCCGGATCCGCCGCGGTGGCCGCGGCGGGCAGACGGTGGTGCTTGGCGAGCCAGCCGCGCATGGTGGGCAGGTGGTCGATGGCCGCGCCGTGCAGCGCGCTGACCGCGCCGCAGTGCGAGTGCCCGCACACGATCACCTCGGGCACCCGGAGCCCGACCACGGCGAACTCGATGGTGGCCATCTCGCTGGTGGGGGCGTCTTCGCGGTATTCGGGAATGACGTTCCCCGCGGTGCGAAGTTCGAACAGGTTGCCCGCTTCGGCTCCGGTGATGGCCGAGGGGACGATGCGCGAGTCCGCGCAGGTGATGAACAAGGCGGTGGGCTGCTGACCGGCCGCGAGGCTGCGACCCGCGTTCTCCGGACGCCGGACGGGGTGTTCGCGGGCGCGTTCGATCAGGCGACGGATATCCATGGGATCCCTCACTGTGCATTGTGTGTGTTCAGCTGTTCAGCGACATCCGTGCTGATCAGTTCCGGAACACCTGTAATGCCGGAGGTGAGGTCAGTTCGCGCAGGTGCTCGGCCGGTCGCACCCGGTGTGGCGGGCGGTGCGCGTCCGGCCGGATGTCGTGCGCGGGGCGTTGTGCGGCAAGGAGTTCAGTGGCTGGGCGGGGCCGGCGGGCGACCAGGCGGGCGGGCGCCTCCCTGGCGGCCTTGCGCGGGAATTCCTCTTTCGGGCTTTCCTTCGCGGGCTTGTGGCCCTCTTTGGCCGGGTGGTGGCTTTCCTTCGACGGCTCGGGGCTGTGCGGGCCGGACAATGGCAGCACGGCGGCGTTCTCGACGAGGGGCTCGCAGGCCGGGGTGAGCACACCCAGCAGGCTCAGCACAATCGCGAGCAAGACCGCGCGCACTGTCCTCCCCTCCCGGACTCGTCCTTGATCATACTGTCCAGCGGTGATTCGGAAAAGTCGAGTTCTGCGTCGTGAATTTCCGAAGAATTTCCGCATTCTGAGACGCGCGCCGTTGCGCGCCGAATGCTTCGCCAATCATCCCAGCATACCCGGTGTACTGCCAACCCCTCTTGACGGGGATGGCCCGGGAGGGCTAGATGTTTACGTAAACATAACCTGCCGACGGGAACCCGATGACCAGACTGATCAGCATCTTCGCCGCGTCGGCAGTGGCCTTCGCCGCCGTGGTGACACCGGCTGCGGCGGCCGCGCCCTCGACCACCGTCCGGCCCGATCCGACTTACCAGCAGCAGCCGTTCCAGGGCTGGGGCACCAGCCTGATCTGGTTCGCCAACGCCACCGGGGGCTACCCGGCGGAGATCCGCGACCGGCTGGCCGAGCTGCTCTTCGGCGAGCAGGGGCTGCGGCTGAACATGGCGCGCTACAACATCGGCGGCGGCAACGCCCCCGACGTGCCGCCCTACCTCCGCCCCGGCGCGGCCGTGCCCGGCTGGTGGCGGGCGCCGGCGGGCACCACGCGCAAGGACACCGACTGGTGGCGGCCAGGCGACCCGCGCCTGTTCGACGCCTCGGCCGACCCCCGGCAGCGCTGGTGGGTGGACCGGATCAAGTCGAAGGTCACCCACTGGGAGGCGTTCAGCAACTCCCCGCCCTGGTTCCAGACGGTCAGCGGCTACGTCTCCGGCGGCTTCGACCCGAACACCGACCAGCTGCGCGCGGACCGGGTCGAGGACTTCGCCGCCTACCTGACCCAGGCGATGGTCGAGCTGGAACGCGCGCACGGCATCCGGTTCGGCACCCTGGACCCGTTCAACGAGCCCAACACCCCGTACTGGCGCACCACCCTGGGACCTGACGGCAACCCGACCGGCGGCCGCCAGGAGGGCGCGCACATGAGCCCGGCCTTGCAGGCCAAGGTCATCCCGCCGGTGGCCGCGGCGCTGCGGGCGAAGTCGTTGCGGGCGGCCGTCTCCGCGCCGGATGAGACCAACCCCGGCATCTTCGCCGAGAACTGGGCGGGCTACCCGGCCGAGGTCCGCGCCGAGGTGGGGCAGCTGAACGTGCACACCTACGGCACCGGCCGCCGCACCTCGGCACGGGACATCGCCAAGGGCGCGGACAAGCCGCTGTGGATGAGCGAGGTGGACGGCTCCTGGGGTCCGGGGCAGAGCTTCACCAGCATGGACCCCGGCCTGGGCATCGCCGAGCGGGTGATCGACGACCTGCGCGAGCTGGAGCCGCGCAGCTGGCAGCTCTGGCAGGCGATCGAGGACTACGACAACATGAAGCCCGGCGGCGAGTCCCCGGCCGGCATGAACTGGGGCGTGGTGCAGATCCCGTTCAACTGCGGGCCCAAGGACACCCTCGCCACCTGCGCGCCCAGGGTGAACACCAAGTTCCACACCCTGCGCAACTTCACCCACCACATCAGGCCCGGCGACCGGCTGGTCGCGGTGGACACCACCACCGACGTGGCCGCGGTGCGCGGACCCGGCGCGGAGCTGACCTCCGTGGTGCACCTGAACAAGACCGACCAGCCGCAGGCCGTGACCCTCGACCTGTCCCGGTTCGCCTCGGTGTCGCCATACGCCAGCGTACGGCCGGTGGTCACCGACGCCCGCGGCGCGCTGGCCGAGGGCACCGCGGTGCGCGTGCGCGCGGGCAAGGCCACGCTGACCGTGCCCGCCCGCTCGGTCACCACCTTCCAGGTGCGCGGGGTGAGCGGGGTGCGCGGTGAGGCCGCGCTGGGCGGCGACTACCGGCTGACCGGCGCGCAGAGCGGCAAGTCGCTCGCGCCCTCGGGCACGGACCTGGTGCAGCGCACCACCGACCCGGCGGCCGCGGACCAGGTGTGGCGGCTGGAGCGCAAGTCCGGCGGCTACGGCAACCGGGCCCAGTTCGCGGTGGTCAACGCCGCCACCGGGCAGCGACTGGCCGCGGCCGGGGGCGCGGTGGTGCTGCGGCCCGGCACGGCCGACGGCCCGGAGGCCCGGTGGATCCCCTCCTCCACCGGCGACGGCAGCTGGACCTTCGTCAACGCGGGCACCGGCGCGGTGCTCGACGTGACCGGCGAGTCCCAGGCCGACGGCGCGCGGATCGGCCTGTACCAGCCGACCTCCAAGGACAACCAGCGCTGGACGGCCTCCCGGCAGCTCCGATAGCGCGGCGGCGTCGAATCCATCGTCGAATTCGCCGTCGATTCGACGAAAGCGTTGCCGCACAACGGTTTTCCTGGACAACCCGGCTCGCGATCCGGCACGCTGTCCCCAGCTCCGCCGCCGAAGCGAAGGGTGGCACCACCATGCGCACCACAGCAGCCACACTGGCCCTGCTGGTCACCGCGAGCCTGGCCAGTCCAGGGCTCGGCCGGGCGGCGACCTGGGAGGACGTGGTCACGCCCAGCTCCTTCGGCGGCTACGGCGCGCTGGAGTCGGAGTGGAACTACCGCTACCCCTGGGGTTCGGACCACAACGGCTCGGCGCGGATGTACGCCAGCGCCACCGACCACAACCACGTTTCGCTCTCCGGTGGCGTGCTGACCCTGCGCGCCTCGCGGATCTCCTGGAACGAGGGCAACAGCTCCGCCTCCCCGCACCTGCCCATCCGCTACCACTCCGGCGCGATCCACGCCAAGGACCAGGTGCTGGTCACCGAGGCGTTCCCCAACTACGAGGTCAGGGGCGAGTTCCAGGCCCCGTCGACGCGCGGGACCTGGCCGGCGTTCTGGCTGACCGGCGTGCGCAGCTGGCCGCCGGAGAGCGACATCCTGGAGTTCAAGGGCGACAACCGCAACTGGTTCAACACCTTCCGCTCCGCCAGTGACGTCTCCACCACGACCGTCGGGGTGTCCGCGCCCGGCTCCTGGCACACCTACCGGGCCTGGATCACCAAGGTCAACGGCACCGACGTGGAGATCCACTACTACCTGGACGGGAAGTGGATCGCCAAGCACACCGGCCGGAACTTCGTCGGCAAGCCGCTGTGGGTGATCCTCAACCTGCAGATGGAAGGCTCCTCGGGCAGTCCGGGACCCGGCGGGGACACGGTGTACCGCGCCCGCAACGTCTACATCGGACGGACCAGGGCATGAGCGGGCGGCGGGCCGTCCTGCTGAGCCTGGCGCTGCTGGACTCCTCGGCGCTGTACTTCGTCTCCTACGACGGCGTGGTGAACAACAACTCCCTCCAGCAGGAGGCGATCCTGACCCACAAGGGGCACCAGTACGCCACCTGGTACACCGCGAGCCGCCACGCGGTGATCGGCAGGCGGCCGGTGGGCGGCAGCCGCTGGGAGACCGTGACGCTGCCGCACCGGCTCAGCGTGGACGACTCGCACAACGTCATCTCCCTCGGCATCTCGCCGCAGGACGACACCGTGCACGTCGCGCTGGACACGCACAACACCCGCCTGCACTACCTGCGGTCCACCCCCGGCCTGGCCGGGGGCGGGCAGCCCTGGCGAGCGATCGCCTTCGGTCAGGTGCGGCGCACCCTCGGCGAGGTCGAGCTGGGCGCGATGACCTACCCGCGGTTCGTGGTCACGCCCGAGGGCAGGCTCCAGTTCAGCTACCGCACCGGCGGTTCCGGCAACGGCGTCAACGAGCTGGCCGAGTACTCCGGCGGGACCTGGCGCAAGCTTGGCGCCTGGACCTCGGCGACCGGCTCCTACACCGGCCCCAACGGCGTGGTCTCCGGCACCAGGAACATGTACCTGCACGGCCTGACCTACGACCGGCGTGGGCGGCTGCACGCGGCGTTCACCTGGCGCGAGGGCAACGCCGGTGTGCTGTGCGCGCGGGGCGGGCTGACCAACCACGACACCGGCTACGTCTACAGCGACGACCGCGGCCGCGCCTTCCACCTCGTCCGCGGCGCCGACGGCGGCTGGACCAAGCGGGAAGTGCCGGTCGCCCCGAACCACACCCAGCGCAGCAAGATCGTTCTTGGCCGCCTGGAAAGCGCTTACCTCGTTCTGCCGGGCGGCTGGATCGTGGCCGCGAGCAAGGCGAGCGGGTGGACGGACTGGCGGCTGGTGTTCGACGGGGCCGGGCTGCGCGCCTTCGGCGAGGTCAGCGTGGACGCCTCCCGCCTTGGCACGCAAGGGATTCTCTCCGTGCAGTACCAGCAGACCTAGCACACCACCAAGGATGCCCATGACCAGCAGAGGCCGTCTGTTCCGATCACTCGCGCTCACCGCCAGCCTGGTGGCCGGCGCGGTCCTCCCCGCCGCCGCGGCGCCGAGTGACGCGGTCACCGTGCGCGTCGATCCCTCCTACCAGCAGCAGGAGTTCGAGGGCTGGGGCACCAGCCTGGTCTGGTTCGCCAACGCCACCGGCGGCTACCCGGAGCCGATCCGCCGCAAGCTGGTGGACCTGCTCTTCGGCGAGGACGGCCTGCGCCTGAACATCGCCCGCTACAACATCGGCGGCGGCAACGCCCCGGACGTCCGCAAGGACTACATGAAGAAGGGCGCGACCATGGAGGGCTTCTGGAAAGCTCCTCCAGGCACCACCCAGAAGGACAAGGACTGGTGGCGGCCGGACAACCCGGCGCACTGGAACCTCGACGCCGATGCCAACCAGCGCTGGTGGGTTGACCAGATCAAGCAGAAGGTCACCCACTGGGAGTCCTTCAGCAACTCCCCGCCGTGGTTCCAGACCGTCAGCGGCTACGTCTCCGGCGGCTTCAACCCGAACACCGACCAGATCCGCCCGGAGCGGGTCGATGACTTCGCCACCTACCTGGCGCGGGTGAGCACGCACCTGGAACGCGCGCACGGCATCAAGTTCGGCACCCTCGCGCCGCTCAACGAGCCGAACACCAACTACTGGGGCACCCAGCTCGGCCCGGACGGCCAGCCGACCGGCGGGCGGCAGGAGGGCGCGCACGCGGGACCCGGGCTGCAACAGCAGGTGCTGCTGGCCTCGCGGCGCGCCCTGGACCGGCTCGGCTCGCGCACCGAGGTCTCCGCGATGGACGAGACCAACCCCGGCCTCTTCGCGCGCA from Crossiella sp. CA-258035 harbors:
- a CDS encoding endonuclease, whose product is MRTRLTAAGLALALSLTLPTTPAMAAGGGFSVLTYNIAGLPEGLSSGNPAVNTPLISPRLAPYDVVAVQEDFDYHAALYAGDNHPHRTATSGGAGLGDGLNTLSAFPVQDFTRVTWSACNGTDCLTPKGFTVSRLRVAEGVHLDHYNLHANAGSTEADLAARRANITQLTRFIATHSAGNAVLVTGDTNTRYTRTGDNIRELVTGAGLTDPWVELVRGGQPPAAGAPALVCDPAAVTDECEVVDKIFYRGNRLLRLSARSYHNEHAKFLDAKGKPLSDHYPHLTRFEFTLAEGIRLSDHFGGPHGTPFTDLDRVSGPLAERSVLLRGAERLDAVELTRADGATLRHGGSGGTANTLTLAAGERLIRLTLTKGQHSGRTRIFSAQLATDRGRVVSAGRPTGDAVTFTAPPGWRIAGFTGRAGAEVDQLGVIYLPG
- a CDS encoding LacI family DNA-binding transcriptional regulator, translating into MIKITDVARHAGVSPSTVSYVLSGKRSISEETARRVEESIRVLGYRPHAGARSLASSRAKVFALVIPLRSGVHVPVMMRFVAAVATAARRHDHDVLLLTQEEGAEGLRRVARSALADAFVLMDVQLHDERLPVLRELDRPAVLIGLPAEDYGFTCVDLDFAAAGERCVRHLAALGHREVVLIGSPPEVYARETGFAARVRDGLQRTARHLGVRTTVYPCAADPEAARALARAVLRERPEATSLVVHNEFVLEALLAELGRAGVLVPRDLSVLALCPDEQAERAAVPLTSVAIPAEELGERAVELLVAKLDGHEPPRTALLPPRLTERASTASPRA
- a CDS encoding glycoside hydrolase family 3 C-terminal domain-containing protein, encoding MAALSPTRRGRTGRGLAALLAVLACASVLAPAAQAEPDHRFRDPRLPLPTRVDDLLRRLTLPEKVSLLHQYQPAIPRLGVRSFKTGTEALHGIGWSTDRSTGGSVVTAAGTVFPQAIGLASTWNPELVRQVGAVVGTEARGYHAENPDVWGLQLWAPVVNLLRDPRWGRNEEGYAEDAHLTGVLSTAYGKGVQGPDPDRLRAAPVLKHYLANNNETRRTTTSSNLPPRVKKEYEEAAFRAAISADAATGVMMAYNLINGRPATAHADANEVVRSWTKRELFNVTDAAGPNNLVRSQRYYADRAEADAATLKAGVESFTVDDTDSSKTINAVTTALSRGLIAESDVDTAVRRMLSVRFRLGEFDPDGGPYGHITKDVVNSPEHQRLNRKAAAEAMVLLKNERGTLPLDPARAKKVAVVGPLADTLYTDWYSGSLPYRVTPRQGIAERLGAGGSVAFDEGVDRIALRTPDGRYVTAPADGSALTVTGAGAGQHFDSFDWGEGVLALRAAANNRYVSYGSGGTLVSNAEQPIGWYVQQQFKLTPHGGGHVLEYAGNETDEGWFGDKKYVVAGADGRLTVSAATPAAATTFTRETVSSGVEQAVRAVRGADAAVVVVGSMPFISGREDDDRADLNLAAGQQELVEAVRAANPNTVVVLENSYPSTINWIQQHVPSVLWTSHAGAETGRALADVLFGAHNPTGRLTQTWYRSERDLPSLFDYDIIKNDRTYQYFRGDPLYPFGHGLSYTEFDYRNLRLDKPVVAADGEVTVSVQVTNTGARAGEEVVQLYTHQRASRDKQPLRQLRGFDRVRLNPGETRTVRLTLRAADLAHWDVTRNRWVVETSPRDIMVGRSATDIRQRATLFVHGETIPPRELTGPARAVDFDDYRGVDLVDETKARGDAVGATAGDWIKFSDVRLNAKTLTAAVARAAPGETTVQLRLDDPVRGPVIGTATVPSTGDAYRYTTITAPLTGAHGRRDVYLVFGGDLRISSLSLR
- a CDS encoding carbonic anhydrase, whose translation is MDIRRLIERAREHPVRRPENAGRSLAAGQQPTALFITCADSRIVPSAITGAEAGNLFELRTAGNVIPEYREDAPTSEMATIEFAVVGLRVPEVIVCGHSHCGAVSALHGAAIDHLPTMRGWLAKHHRLPAAATAADPALREEGQRHLLAQLRTLEAYPFVRERVEAGELRVHGWFYDIETGAVLTPAAASTFQPL
- a CDS encoding SulP family inorganic anion transporter, with the protein product MTRTIEPTQQHALPPRRPGWRQTFGQDLGASLVVFLVALPLCVGVAVASGVPAELGIVTGIVGGIVVGLLPGSSLQVSGPAAGLTVLVADAVAKHGLGALGLIVLGAGLLQVLLGALRCGTWFRAISPAVVQGMLAGIGLVLILGQLYPLAGAAQPVSTWAKAAGLPGLVESALTTPAGLSALAVGVLTVVVMTLWQRAPQRLRVVPGMLVGVVVAAAVALLAGLDVQRIQVGNLLEQVQLPNFSLLDAGVLGSALVFALVSSAESLFSAAAVDRMHSGPRTQYNQELVAQGVGNTVCGLLGALPMTAVIVRSAANVNAGARTKASRVLHGVWLLLFAALLPGLLTYLPAAVLAALLVHAGWKLLGLRAVAEMLRADRAEGAILVLTAGLIVSTDLLTGTLAGLLAAVLKTAWDVSHLSVTVTPRGSEDEVVVLRGNATFLRLPRLLAVLEGLPLTKHVRLDLTGLRHLDQACGQAIDHWVARHREAGLDVHVVKAE